Proteins encoded in a region of the Trypanosoma brucei gambiense DAL972 chromosome 11, complete sequence genome:
- a CDS encoding nucleoporin, putative2, which produces MSAGFGGGFGQPAATGFGQQPTGGFGQAPQGGAFGQVAPAATGFGQPSQSAVTGGFGQTNTGGFGQPAATGFGQPAQSAVTGGFGQTNTGGFGQPAATGFGQPAQSAVTGGFGQTNTGGFGQPAQGGFGQTAAAANAFGQAGPSGGFGQTNTGGFGQQSNSGFGQAGRGATAGFGQPGTGFGQPATGGFGQATSASPFGQAAAGRGVGGGFGTAAGTVGGFGQPAAAGGFGQTATTGGFGQPAQGAAAGGFGQPATGGFGQATSASPFGQAAAGRGVGGGFGTAAGTVGGFGQPAATGGFGQTATAGGFGQPARGAAAGGFGQPATGGFGQATSASPFGQAAAGRGVGGGFGTAAGTVGGFGQPAATGGFGQTATAGGFGQPAQGANTFGQGTPSAGGFGQAGRGVTGGFGQTGVTGGFGQTATTGGFGQPAQGAATGGFGQAGRGAADGFGRPAQGAAAGGFGQPATGGFGQATSASPFGQAAAGRGVGGGFGTAAGTVGGFGQPAATGGFGQTATAGGFGQPARGAAAGGFGQPATGGLGLAGGSGFGAAAGAGGFGQQSTASPWGGGATPAAPVDVSLLNLPEFADKPYGNVLLFAPEKPPKKPISVGHTPSPAAPFNPISVPRYQQRIPVGIPAPTVSANVKLQPTPFSTSALSSVELRELLNASKVNLGVSDDVQKIDSPKVSRVVAAGEKPPSHDAAVFAPVCSKEEYILDPPLATLQGLAVRQLQEVYGFSVYRRDGKCSVHFLEPVNLVRCDIAEIVELRPSGEVKLYPCVQNPPSIGQGLNVKARVTVNGVIGTTSNDLLIRCQKEGNRFESYDVNTGTWVYVMNVGDDGQNEYDDADREVDIVETDTQVQDGEQFPVANDIADGGVRAISQLDTCAQLKRSDPPSPPFLQQQQQVPVLHQNEAVSALSFSRYAPFDDQSLILPQRTQRVSVLRQAVHRPAADTTSGISDFELPYTLPSPKKTPLCERKGPLVVKEPYAKAHGPVYVVKREDSKMYEMNASVVSRGAMASLSRSFRCGWCTGGRLVAPMFAWVRDGTESRHSVDEVLGSRVVMSTVYFAHATSKHYLQSCAISVLRALCRHAHRVDASSDKEGFFPLLELGLCRDTGSTSLSTEKLREVIAAVDAVRFDGASAVGESTARQAKTILSLLDALYGLPDADEADKNAITERRYLTQLRRRNLNSWLKTELEYMDLWTDLDVDANPSQKLLRKLLCGKLREASSVAKALGSTELSRVVGICGEGNHFGSYVQTSDNSCIDEALGIRERVVSLLSGIVEPFVSQPQYAWAEDEKGGRTVAKVPLAATWKQLLGVFAFYGCTPDSSAEETIDCFLKRLRAPTSRRENSFPPYAERISADKLGTGRGRSFVSLGEWFPDAALSLLEGFAMGVAPAATALHPHSSSYCATDYLTPFIIIVSVRALKLQRTDTYDDAETKALLGFAAALECLSDAWFWALLPLHMIVDDKCRAVAVEQCLRRNAHRFQGGACRTNTDYVHLAELLKINARLLDVEMLLEKVPADAPVNAPSIRTHSSLQEALHRFSRGFTKR; this is translated from the coding sequence GGTTTCGGGCAGACAAATACTGGTGGTTTCGGACAACCTGCAGCAACTGGTTTCGGTCAACCTGCTCAGAGTGCTGTCACCGGAGGTTTCGGGCAGACAAATACTGGTGGTTTCGGTCAACCTGCTCAGGGTGGGTTTGGCCagacagcggcagcagctaACGCCTTTGGACAGGCGGGCCCCTCAGGTGGCTTCGGGCAGACAAATACTGGTGGATTCGGCCAGCAGTCCAACAGTGGGTTTGGTCAAGCTGGTCGGGGCGCGACAGCCGGATTTGGGCAGCCCGGAACTGGTTTTGGTCAACCAGCTACCGGAGGATTCGGTCAAGCAACTTCTGCCTCTCCATTTGGACAAGCAGCGGCAGGCCgcggtgttggtggtggttttgGTACTGCGGCTGGCACAGTTGGTGGTTTTGGGCAGCCTGCTGCGGCGGGCGGTTTCGGTCAAACGGCAACTACAGGTGGATTCGGCCAGCCTGCTCAGGGAGCTGCAGCTGGTGGTTTTGGTCAACCAGCTACCGGAGGATTCGGTCAAGCAACTTCTGCCTCTCCATTTGGACAAGCAGCGGCAGGCCgcggtgttggtggtggttttgGTACTGCGGCTGGTACAGTTGGTGGTTTTGGGCAGCCTGCTGCGACGGGTGGTTTCGGTCAAACGGCAACTGCAGGTGGATTCGGGCAGCCCGCTCGGGGAGCTGCAGCTGGTGGTTTTGGTCAACCAGCTACCGGAGGATTCGGTCAAGCAACTTCTGCCTCTCCATTTGGACAAGCAGCGGCAGGCCgcggtgttggtggtggttttgGTACTGCGGCTGGTACAGTTGGTGGTTTTGGGCAGCCTGCTGCGACGGGTGGTTTCGGTCAAACGGCAACTGCAGGTGGATTCGGGCAGCCCGCTCAGGGAGCAAATACTTTCGGACAGGGGACTCCTTCGGCTGGTGGTTTTGGGCAGGCCGGTCGAGGCGTGACTGGAGGCTTCGGTCAAACTGGCGTGACCGGTGGTTTCGGGCAAACGGCAACTACAGGCGGATTTGGCCAACCTGCTCAGGGGGCTGCAACCGGTGGTTTCGGTCAAGCTGGTCGGGGCGCAGCGGACGGATTTGGTCGACCTGCTCAGGGAGCTGCAGCTGGTGGTTTTGGTCAACCAGCTACCGGAGGATTCGGTCAAGCAACTTCTGCCTCTCCATTTGGACAAGCAGCGGCAGGTCgcggtgttggtggtggttttgGTACTGCGGCTGGCACAGTTGGTGGTTTTGGGCAGCCTGCTGCGACGGGTGGTTTCGGTCAAACGGCAACTGCAGGTGGATTCGGGCAGCCCGCTCGGGGAGCTGCAGCTGGTGGTTTTGGTCAACCAGCTACCGGAGGTCTAGGGCTCGCGGGCGGAAGTGGTTTTGGCGCTGCTGCCGGCGCTGGTGGGTTTGGGCAACAAAGCACTGCTTCCCCGTGGGGTGGTGGTGCCACCCCTGCGGCACCTGTCGATGTGTCTCTCCTGAACCTTCCGGAGTTTGCCGACAAGCCTTATGGCAACGTTTTACTCTTTGCACCTGAGAAGCCACCGAAAAAACCAATTTCAGTTGGTCATACACCATCTCCAGCTGCCCCCTTCAACCCCATCTCGGTACCACGTTACCAACAAAGGATACCGGTGGGTATCCCAGCACCCACAGTGTCCGCTAACGTGAAGCTTCAACCTACGCCTTTTTCAACCTCAGCCTTATCCTCAGTGGAGCTTCGTGAATTGTTGAACGCTTCAAAAGTTAACTTGGGGGTATCCGATGATGTCCAAAAAATCGACTCACCGAAGGTCTCGCGGGTGGTGGCAGCTGGTGAGAAGCCGCCTTCACATGATGCGGCGGTCTTTGCGCCTGTGTGCTCAAAAGAGGAGTATATACTGGATCCACCTCTAGCCACACTACAGGGGCTTGCGGTTCGACAGTTGCAGGAGGTTTATGGTTTTAGTGTTTACCGCCGGGATGGTAAGTGCTCCGTTCACTTTCTTGAGCCTGTGAACCTTGTTCGATGTGATATCGCTGAGATCGTTGAGCTTCGTCCTAGTGGTGAAGTTAAGCTTTATCCATGTGTGCAAAACCCTCCCTCCATCGGCCAAGGTCTCAATGTGAAAGCTCGTGTAACCGTGAACGGTGTTATTGGGACGACAAGCAACGACCTTCTTATCCGCTGCCAGAAAGAAGGTAACAGATTTGAGTCTTACGATGTGAACACGGGGACGTGGGTTTACGTGATGAATGTTGGCGACGATGGTCAAAATGAATATGACGATGCTGACCGCGAAGTTGACATAGTCGAGACTGATACGCAGGTCCAAGATGGTGAGCAGTTTCCTGTTGCCAATGATATTGCTGACGGCGGGGTGCGTGCTATTTCCCAGCTGGACACATGTGCCCAATTGAAAAGGTCTGATCCACCGTCACCACCATTTctacaacagcagcagcaggtgcCCGTATTGCACCAAAATGAAGCGGTTTCAGCATTGTCGTTTTCACGGTATGCCCCATTTGACGATCAGTCTCTTATTCTTCCGCAACGCACGCAGAGGGTGTCTGTGCTGCGACAAGCTGTGCACCGCCCTGCTGCGGATACAACCTCGGGGATCTCCGACTTCGAACTGCCGTACACGCTTCCCAGCCCCAAGAAAACCCCTCTCTGTGAGCGGAAGGGCCCGTTGGTCGTGAAGGAACCCTACGCGAAGGCACACGGGCCTGTTTACGTTGTGAAGAGGGAGGACAGTAAGATGTACGAAATGAATGCAAGCGTGGTTTCGCGGGGCGCAATGGCAAGTCTGAGTCGGAGTTTCCGATGTGGGTGGTGCACCGGAGGGCGTCTGGTTGCCCCAATGTTCGCCTGGGTTCGTGACGGGACGGAGAGTAGGCATTCTGTGGATGAAGTTCTCGGCTCGCGAGTGGTTATGTCAACTGTTTACTTTGCCCATGCAACAAGTAAGCACTACTTGCAGAGTTGCGCTATATCAGTACTGCGCGCGCTGTGTCGGCACGCGCACAGGGTGGATGCCTCTTCGGACAAGGAAGGCTTTTTCCCGCTTCTGGAGCTAGGATTGTGCCGAGACACCGGCTCCACCTCCCTTTCGACCGAAAAGTTACGTGAGGTTATCGCTGCTGTCGATGCCGTTCGTTTCGACGGAGCTTCTGCAGTGGGGGAGTCCACGGCACGGCAAGCCAAAACAATTCTTTCTCTACTCGATGCCCTTTATGGATTGCCTGATGCCGACGAGGCAGACAAAAATGCCATTACTGAGAGGCGTTACCTCACTCAACTGCGGAGACGGAACCTGAATTCGTGGTTGAAGACGGAGCTGGAATATATGGATTTGTGGACCGACCTGGACGTGGATGCGAACCCATCGCAAAAGTTACTTCGGAAGTTGCTGTGCGGCAAGCTACGGGAGGCCTCGTCTGTGGCGAAGGCATTGGGGAGCACAGAACTTTCACGCGTTGTAGGAATATGTGGAGAGGGGAACCATTTTGGGAGCTACGTGCAGACGTCCGACAATAGTTGCATAGACGAAGCACTTGGCATCCGGGAGCGTGTGGTGAGCCTCCTCTCTGGTATTGTTGAGCCTTTTGTCTCTCAGCCCCAGTACGCGTGGGCTGAGGACGAAAAGGGTGGCCGCACCGTTGCGAAGGTGCCATTGGCAGCAACATGGAAGCAGTTGCTGGGAGTATTTGCCTTCTACGGCTGCACACCTGACAGCTCCGCGGAGGAGACAATTGACTGTTTTCTCAAACGGCTTCGAGCACCAACCTCACGTCGTGAGAATTCCTTTCCTCCATACGCTGAACGTATCTCAGCTGACAAACTAGGAACAGGTCGCGGTCGGAGTTTCGTTTCCCTCGGGGAGTGGTTTCCTGATGCCGCGCTGAGCCTGTTGGAGGGTTTCGCGATGGGTGTGGCTCCCGCCGCCACTGCACTTCATCCACATTCATCAAGTTACTGTGCAACGGATTACTTGACACCATTCATAATTATAGTAAGTGTCCGTGCTTTGAAGTTACAGCGCACAGACACCTATGACGACGCtgaaacaaaagcacttCTGGGGTTTGCCGCAGCGCTGGAGTGTCTTAGTGATGCGTGGTTCTGGGCTTTACTGCCGCTCCATATGATAGTTGACGACAAGTGCCGGGCTGTGGCTGTTGAGCAGTGTTTGCGCCGTAACGCCCACCGGTTCCAGGGAGGGGCGTGCCGCACCAACACGGACTACGTACATTTGGCAGAGCTGTTGAAAATTAATGCTCGGCTGTTAGATGTGGAGATGCTGTTAGAGAAAGTCCCGGCAGATGCACCTGTGAATGCGCCAAGCATTCGCACTCACTCGTCTCTGCAGGAAGCGCTTCACCGTTTCAGTCGGGGGTTTACAAAGAGATGA
- a CDS encoding chaperone protein DNAj, putative: MRRFVSQQDGKATALWTNLPHARVSSAFFSSLTHESRVVQSVTCVRRVLAPPTPSIYPAFRNAFKSTKRWQGSTTSAGGDYYKLLGVKPDASQDEIKAAYKKLALEFHPDRNHDPGAEEMFKNISEAYNIIGNKTRRKEYDMQRRAETSNAGSARSSYHPGGAAYHSPPGYQHISKEEADKIFRDLFGGMRVDQIFRDFEEMQRGTRSGGRSGFPREFGAADCSFRPSFRSESTRVYTDGLGNRMEERTFTDSHGNTYTVHTTTSEQPNASMNQRAEDYYSGHASNSGGGRFRMGNSSFRVTPRDAANDFGANYFGIRTHGRHPAVAMMILVAWSIVLGTLLFATLAFFVSHPFFTFAVLFLILLKRMRLF, translated from the coding sequence ATGCGCCGCTTTGTTTCCCAACAAGACGGAAAAGCTACGGCGCTATGGACTAATTTGCCGCATGCAAGGGTTTCTTccgctttcttttcatcgcTGACACACGAGTCTCGTGTCGTGCAATCCGTTACTTGCGTTAGGCGTGTGTTGGCACCTCCGACTCCCTCCATATATCCTGCATTTCGTAATGCATTTAAGAGCACCAAACGATGGCAGGGAAGTACAACTTCAGCAGGTGGGGATTATTACAAACTGCTTGGCGTCAAGCCGGATGCGTCGCAAGATGAAATAAAAGCGGCCTATAAGAAATTGGCACTAGAGTTCCACCCAGACCGAAATCACGACCCTGGTGCAGAGGAGATGTTCAAGAACATTTCCGAAGCGTACAACATTATTGGGAATAAAACAAGGCGGAAGGAGTACGACATGCAACGTAGGGCAGAAACGTCTAATGCTGGTAGCGCGAGGAGCTCATACCATCCAGGAGGGGCCGCGTATCATAGCCCGCCGGGCTATCAACACATCTCAAAAGAGGAGGCAGACAAGATCTTCCGCGATTTGTTTGGTGGAATGCGCGTAGACCAGATATTCCGCGACTTTGAAGAAATGCAACGTGGGACTAGGAGCGGTGGTCGTTCCGGGTTCCCGCGAGAGTTCGGTGCCGCGGATTGTTCGTTTCGACCATCATTCAGGAGTGAGTCAACGCGAGTGTACACCGATGGGCTCGGTAACCGTATGGAGGAACGCACCTTTACGGATTCTCACGGTAACACATACACCGTTCATACAACAACTAGCGAGCAGCCGAACGCCAGCATGAACCAGCGGGCGGAGGATTATTACAGCGGACATGCAAGTAACAGTGGCGGTGGGCGATTTCGTATGGGAAACTCTTCCTTCAGGGTAACCCCACGAGATGCGGCAAATGATTTTGGAGCAAATTATTTCGGGATTAGAACTCACGGAAGGCATCCCGCCGTGGCGATGATGATACTTGTGGCGTGGTCCATAGTGCTCGGCACACTTCTCTTCGCGACGCTTGCGTTTTTTGTCTCGCACCCATTCTTTACTTTCGCGGTTCTGTTTTTAATACTTTTGAAGCGGATGCGCCTTTTTTGA
- a CDS encoding ribokinase, putative — MSAAGVKSGNRCIADTPIVVVGACFVDYVAYVDHLPQVGESLRCRSFSKGFGGKGSNQAVCAGRLGASVSMVGAVGTDGDGADYIANFQRNGVQVSNVYRMENTSTGLAMIFVDSTTSHNEIVFSPNATGALTVDYLRKQSDNYNNFFGPKCRYIILQNEIPVETTLDVLKEAHTRGIYTVFNAAPAPSADEVAVVKPFLSYVSLFCVNEVEASMITGIDVKDTQSAILATEEMQKLGAHSVVTTLGGNGYVIGEKGKPPRHLPSITVKAVDSTGAGDCFVGAMVFYLSMGKSLEESCKRANMIAAISVQRPGTQSSYPTLDELPAEVKECKI, encoded by the coding sequence ATGAGTGCTGCCGGCGTTAAGAGCGGGAACAGATGCATCGCAGACACTCCTATTGTCGTGGTTGGCGCTTGCTTTGTGGACTACGTCGCCTACGTTGATCACCTTCCACAGGTTGGGGAATCGCTCAGGTGTCGCAGTTTCAGCAAAGGTTTTGGTGGTAAAGGCTCTAACCAGGCCGTCTGCGCTGGACGTCTGGGAGCATCCGTTTCAATGGTGGGCGCTGTGGGAACTGATGGCGATGGTGCGGATTACATCGCGAACTTCCAAAGGAATGGCGTCCAGGTGTCGAATGTTTACCGAATGGAAAACACCTCAACGGGGCTCGCGATGATCTTTGTTGATTCCACTACGTCCCACAATGAAATAGTGTTTTCGCCCAACGCCACCGGTGCCCTTACAGTGGATTATCTCCGTAAGCAGTCCGATAACTACAACAATTTTTTCGGCCCCAAGTGTCGCTACATCATTTTACAGAACGAAATTCCAGTTGAAACAACGCTTGACGTGCTTAAGGAGGCCCATACGCGCGGTATTTACACTGTCTTCAACGCTGCCCCCGCTCCTTCGGCGGACGAGGTGGCTGTTGTTAagccttttctttcatatgtGTCACTGTTTTGCGTGAATGAGGTGGAGGCATCGATGATCACTGGTATTGACGTGAAAGACACCCAGTCCGCCATCCTTGCTACGGAGGAAATGCAGAAGTTGGGTGCACACAGTGTTGTAACGACTCTCGGAGGAAACGGCTACGTTATTGGCGAGAAGGGCAAACCACCACGACACTTGCCCAGTATCACTGTGAAGGCTGTGGATTCCACTGGTGCTGGCGACTGCTTCGTTGGTGCCATGGTGTTTTATCTGTCGATGGGCAAATCCCTCGAGGAGTCCTGCAAGAGGGCGAATATGATTGCGGCAATCAGTGTTCAGCGGCCAGGCACCCAATCATCCTATCCCACACTTGACGAGCTGCCTGCTGAGGTGAAGGAATGCAAAATATAG
- a CDS encoding RNA processing factor 1, putative, which yields MGKGARTKRSAGPVVKRQRHEVRHRATEVDPALVERYRSTRQPVKKSQLFEELREQTKDAKRFRREARERERKVLKENAPAKPIPKTKERMRLPDVTFVEDKNDAEILRDEADDEFASYFKEGRKPKILITTGEHPCFRTKLFVKEALWLFPNSIYRPRKKYNLKEITQFCINREFTDLIVVTDRLKEPYNLIISHLPEGPTAMFRVSNFMTHAQLKDPAPRTEHYPELIFKNFDTRLGRRINRLLECLFPATRDYEGRAVATFHNQRDYIFMRTHRYIFDSLDAVRIQEMGPRFTLRLLSLQSGTFDTQFGEYEWFRKKEHDDDKLEWYL from the coding sequence ATGGGAAAAGGTGCGCGCACTAAACGTAGCGCCGGGCCTGTAGTGAAGAGGCAGCGGCATGAGGTTAGGCACCGTGCGACTGAGGTTGACCCGGCGTTAGTGGAACGATATCGTAGTACGCGACAACCGGTAAAAAAGAGTCAGTTGTTTGAGGAACTGagggaacaaacaaaagatgcGAAACGGTTCCGACGTGAGGCACGTGAGAGGGAGCGGAAGGTTCTCAAGGAGAACGCCCCTGCGAAGCCGATTCCCAAAACAAAGGAGCGTATGCGGCTCCCCGACGTCACGTTTGTGGAGGATAAAAATGATGCTGAGATTTTGCGTGATGAGGCGGATGATGAATTTGCGTCGTACTTTAAGGAAGGCCGCAAGCCGAAGATTCTCATTACAACCGGTGAGCACCCGTGTTTTCGAACCAAATTGTTTGTCAAGGAGGCGCTCTGGTTGTTTCCTAATTCCATCTACCGACCACGTAAGAAATACAACTTGAAGGAGATTACTCAGTTTTGTATCAACCGTGAATTCACGGATTTGATAGTTGTGACTGATCGTCTGAAAGAACCTTACAATCTAATCATTTCACACTTACCTGAGGGACCCACGGCAATGTTTCGGGTATCAAACTTCATGACACACGCGCAGTTGAAAGATCCAGCACCGCGAACGGAGCACTATCCCGAACTTATTTTCAAGAACTTTGACACGCGATTGGGTCGTCGTATCAACCGCCTCTTAGAATGTTTGTTCCCGGCAACGCGTGACTACGAGGGTCGTGCTGTGGCGACCTTTCACAATCAGCGTGATTACATATTTATGCGTACCCACCGTTACATCTTTGACAGTTTAGATGCCGTGCGCATTCAGGAAATGGGGCCACGCTTTACTCTTAGGCTTCTGTCGTTGCAGTCCGGAACATTTGACACACAGTTCGGGGAGTACGAGTGGTTCCGCAAGAAGGAACATGATGACGACAAGCTGGAGTGGTACCTCTAA
- a CDS encoding ABC transporter, putative, whose amino-acid sequence MTTHWVRDYGAIVTSAATFFLCASYQRVLLRHSDALIPSEKKEKGGATSSFFREFMQVARIALPTVWCKEALGTFVFVLLFFVLAVIRALTSEANGRVLKSMTEGTGGTRLRNFTHTLLLRTALHLLSSVCSSCVEHLRTWLIGCYRVRLSKHFQERYYSQLVFYRAAVIDKRLEAVDSVVTTYCAEFAEHFTELPYYFVLPALGSATSMVALIRRVGAGASAAACGLVLASVLLMKKFSPPFGKIYASLLSKEDAYRRMLSNSLSNVENIALHRGGEHTRKKLDTQLGVLKGYLDHFALSRGHFNLLELSFATTLRNIASIIVFGDALRKENKSTSDIYVELLYLRDLSKSVTDVVSNFREISHLSTYTLKLAEFDRILKDIEGDTCDTFPCVASIPDVGTVVPTVVSPSVPIAGALSFPLFTFTNVKLKTPTGHVLFENLNLTIQNDQDWVITGNNGSGKTSLLRLISGLWRACEGDITMSSCVKLLFAPQESYVVPHCTLVEQILYPKIITSLNEGDIACIKEAISLAGAESVVEVLGGFESPAVGCDLSNVDETYDWSSLSGGQKQRVNMARVFYQVLQADRSREIPVVLLDEATSMMDDTEEKVMLNLRKLNARMISVTHREQVVKHHTHVLRALPGGRWMTTKVTQYISSDDVVTQGISSVGGSSNAEGVGVDLHRGF is encoded by the coding sequence ATGACAACGCATTGGGTTCGTGACTATGGGGCAATAGTGACTAGTGCGGCAACGTTCTTTCTATGTGCTTCGTATCAGAGAGTACTTCTGCGTCATAGCGATGCTTTAATCCCCagcgaaaagaaggaaaaaggaggagcgaCATCGTCGTTCTTTCGTGAGTTCATGCAGGTTGCCAGAATAGCACTACCCACTGTTTGGTGCAAGGAAGCTTTGggtacttttgtttttgtcttactcttctttgttttggcGGTGATTCGGGCACTAACGTCCGAAGCAAACGGCAGGGTGTTGAAGTCGATGACGGAGGGGACGGGTGGAACCCGTCTGCGCAACTTCACGCACACCTTACTTCTTCGTACGGCGCTTCACTTGTTGTCGTCTGTTTGTAGCAGTTGTGTGGAGCACCTTCGAACATGGTTGATAGGTTGCTACCGTGTGAGACTTAGTAAACACTTTCAAGAGCGGTATTACAGCCAGCTTGTGTTTTACAGAGCCGCTGTGATAGATAAGCGGCTGGAGGCAGTGGACTCGGTAGTCACGACGTATTGCGCTGAATTTGCCGAACATTTTACGGAACTCCCCTATTACTTCGTGCTTCCGGCACTCGGTTCTGCTACATCTATGGTCGCCCTCATACGACGGGTTGGTGCCGGTGCATCTGCGGCTGCGTGTGGTTTAGTTTTGGCGTCTGTCCTTCTGATGAAGAAGTTTTCACCGCCTTTTGGGAAAATATACGCGTCTCTGCTGTCAAAGGAGGATGCTTACAGAAGAATGCTTTCAAATAGTTTGAGTAATGTAGAAAACATTGCTTTGCACAGGGGTGGTGAACACACTAGGAAGAAGCTTGACACCCAACTCGGCGTGCTGAAGGGTTATCTCGATCATTTTGCGCTCTCCCGTGGACACTTTAACCTCCTTGAACTGTCTTTTGCAACGACGCTGCGCAATATTGCTAGCATTATTGTCTTTGGTGATGCACTGCGAAAAGAGAACAAATCCACGAGTGATATTTATGTGGAGTTGCTGTACTTGAGGGATCTCAGTAAAAGTGTGACAGACGTTGTGTCAAACTTCCGTGAGATCTCTCACTTATCAACCTATACGCTAAAACTTGCGGAGTTTGACAGGATACTGAAGGATATTGAGGGGGACACATGCGATACGTTTCCGTGTGTGGCGAGCATACCAGATGTTGGAACGGTTGTTCCAACAGTCGTTTCTCCTAGCGTACCCATTGCCGGGGCCTTGAGCTTTCCACTTTTTACCTTTACCAATGTGAAGCTGAAAACCCCAACTGGTCACGTGCTTTTCGAGAACTTGAATCTTACCATCCAAAACGATCAGGATTGGGTGATTACAGGAAACAATGGGTCAGGTAAGACGTCACTTCTCCGTCTCATATCTGGTCTCTGGCGGGCCTGCGAAGGAGACATTACAATGAGCAGCTGTGTGAAGTTGTTGTTCGCCCCGCAGGAAAGTTACGTGGTGCCCCATTGCACGCTCGTGGAGCAGATTCTTTACCCCAAGATTATAACATCTCTGAATGAGGGGGACATTGCATGTATAAAGGAAGCCATTAGTCTCGCCGGTGCCGAGTCTGTTGTTGAGGTGCTCGGCGGCTTTGAGAGTCCGGCAGTGGGCTGCGATCTTTCAAACGTTGATGAAACCTACGATTGGTCTTCCCTGAGCGGTGGGCAGAAACAACGTGTTAATATGGCCCGTGTGTTCTACCAAGTCTTGCAAGCGGACCGGAGTCGGGAAATCCCGGTGGTGTTGTTGGATGAGGCTACATCTATGATGGATGACACGGAAGAGAAAGTGATGCTTAACTTACGGAAACTCAATGCGCGCATGATATCTGTCACGCATCGTGAACAAGTTGTTAAGCACCACACGCACGTGTTGAGAGCCCTTCCTGGTGGTCGTTGGATGACAACCAAAGTAACCCAATATATTAGCAGTGACGATGTTGTAACGCAAGGAATCTCTTCGGTTGGTGGGTCCTCCAATGCCGAAGGTGTGGGAGTTGATTTGCACAGGGGTTTCTAA